From Impatiens glandulifera chromosome 7, dImpGla2.1, whole genome shotgun sequence:
GAAAAACACAATCAATTTAAGTGTGTCAATATATATACAAGTCTTTAATTTTTAAGGTCTAGTTTGTTAGGTTAAAATTAGTATGTTATCTACTAATTTCACCcatatgataattttatatttttattaaaaaagtagCACTGAAAACATTTCACATAGAAATTGCAGTAGAAAGTTTTTTTTGGAGGGAAAAGTAGTAGAAAGTTATAttacacaaaaaaatatattctgtTACTATTGACATTCAACCATAAAaacaagaataaataaatttaggacTAATCATCGAACACAATCGTCAAAAATATACATAGCTTAAGAAACTATGATGACCTTAATTGAAAGTTTAGGTCTAACATCAAAAGTGACAAGAATGTAAACATTCAAGACAAACCATCAAGACCTTTAAACTGATCTAGATCAATAGTCACCAATATAGATGAGATTTGATCGAAGAACCATCGTTACCAGATCTTGGTGCTGGATTTCCTTTGGTCCAATCGAATCTGAAAGATAGGTTCAAAAGACATTGTTTGAgtcattttcaattttgttCTTCACAAGTTATATTCAAAAGAAAACTCACCATTGTTAACCGATTTGTAACACAACATGCATGCCTCTCATTAGATCAACCACCGTTCCTGCAAGCTGAAAAACAAAACACCCTAAACAGTAGATAATCCTTCACAACCGATAttatcaagaaaataaaattaaaaaaatataataaaacaatcaaaataaataaaaagatagatatatagatagagATGCGAAAAGCATTAAACATTTGTTGGTACATAAAATTTTGGGCCCAACACAAATAAGCCCATAattttaacattcatttttCCTTCCTATTGCATTAACTAAGAAAGAAACCAAGTCTTTATACTATAGATTATTATTAAACTAAGATTTCAGACAGCCGCCACCATCTCTGTATTCTTCCTCCCAATCTTTTCCTCTGCTAGTTTCTTCTTAGTGGACTTATAAAAGATAGCATATATTATCAGTTGGGCCACCGCAAATAGTATTCCCAGTCCATTAGGTGCCTACAACACAAAGCCCAAACTCAAACCCCAAAACAAGATTACactaaattcaaatgaaattgaaatttctgatttcaaataaacttacaGCAATGTTTGGATCGAAATCCGTTATGGTTCCATAAATAGTCCAACAGACAGCGTTAGCAAACGTAGCTAGAGAAAGAGTAAACGGCATATACTCCACACTTTTTGTTGTAATCACCAGTTTCTGttatatgtttttgttaataattaatttcacaacatgtttaataaacaaaaaaaacatttacttACCATGACCGATAATGGGGAGGCgtacataaaaatatttccgACCATGCAAATACTACCGATGATGGTCGACCGGAGTTTGGTGGAATGAGTGAGATTAAGGACAAGGACAGCGAGAACCGCCACGAAAGCCATCTCAGCCAGAACAACCGACACGACACGGAGCCTCATCCGTTTGTTTGAGTAAATTACgaaaatgaacaaataaataagCTGGATGCAAAAACCGGCGCCGTTAATTGTAACCACGAGTAAACTGTGTGGATGAACAATAGGCAACCCGTAAACCACCCACAAAGCGCAGTTCACAATCGTAGCTATGTAAGGTACCGGGGAATATTGCTCCACTGATTTTTTCTTGTATATAGCTAAAAAAGTAGGCctgtttatatacataattaaaattaaaacatgcatataattaattaagtaataagtTAAACAAGATATATATCTTACACTGGAGACATGAACAACATAAGGGCAATTACATTTCCTGAGGaagatgaaatgaaaaaaaCGAATTAGTTAATGAAAAGATGAATTGATCATTTGCATGTATAGATAAATCTGACCTAAAAGTCCGACGGCCGTGCGAATTTCTTCAAGAGAAACCATTTTTTTGCGATGAACTTGAGAGAAGATGAATTGGGTGTTGTAATTTCGATGAAAAAATGAGTGAATTTAAAAGACAAATTTTGAAAGCTGGATCTCTCTCATCTGGACGACATGTATTGGGCAGTAAAGGTGAGGAAAACACATGTACACAATTTGATTTGAATGCAAACTAAGTAATACGTTAAGTTAAGTCAGATGAGGAAGAAGTGATCAGACCTGAGATATTAGCCACTCGTGAATAGAATATTTATAGGTCTATAAGAGAACCCTAggcatattttttctttttttcaaaatttacatTTGATAAagtgatattgtttttttttctttcaaaatttacATTTGAAAAAGTGATattggttttttttaaaaggtgaGAAGGTATATTATCAAAGGGTTCTTCGGGTTGagattgggttatttaaaaattaatgattatcgataattttgataattttaaggatttttttatattaaaaaaacttaaatagattaatatatattagctTAATTGTTAAATTGGGGTACTTATTTAGGGCCAAAGTTCAAATATCTTCTTTTATACCACAAATTTAGAGCTCCTTAGTGTTATAGTTTTACAAAACTTAATAGTTTCAAATactcttaatttattatatacttatcatttataaataaataaaatattaatgtcactaatttaattattaaatttcaacGAATTAAGGATTTTGATTACTAATTctataaaattcaataattaaaatattcaattcgtTGAACCCTAAATTATAAGGTTTGAAAGAAGATGTCTGAAATCTCAATTAACCCATAATAATGAGCTTTAATTTGACTATTAGCTAGGccaatatattgataaaataatttcagaAAATCAATAGTCAAAATCTCAAATTACTAAAATTgaatagttaaattagtgatataaatctttatttatttataaataacacgtatataataagttaactacttttaaaactgttaaaacaaaacctaattaatttttgtataactttaacacTAAATAGTCTAAATTGTGAGGTATGAAAGATTCAGTCTGAAATCTTCATTGGTCCTTAATAAGGAGCCCCAATTTGATAATTTCATACtcagttattttttaaaaaaaaaatcactccatcaacaatttttttaaaataattaagaaattgttttaaaaattccTGTCAAACAAGTTCTAAGTCATTATCTTATACAATTTTGTTAGATATAATTAAGATattgaaaatgattaaaaatatcaaaatatttttttttatttatcactagtttattatgtattaagttttattgtttatttatttaaatcgaATAAATTTTTGAACAATTAAGACGATAAAGTGGTGTACAGAGAGGACAGACACGGGTCCTCTTGCATGGCAGAACCATTGGTTTTACAGAATACAATtgtagttttaatttataaaatatattttattattataaagtcAAACTCTTCGGGATCAAATTAAATTCCTGGTATTCCGtgccttaaaattattttactatcaTGTATGTGGTCTGAAACAGTATTAAGTTTTTGAAtggttatttttcaaaaaaaaaaaaaaattgtcttttgGTTAGGTAGTTAGGGTATCTTGTCTTTTTGTACCACTTTTTGTTGgtttagattttaatttattaaattattattatttaaaatttgatgttaattcTCTATAATTCAAAAAGAAAGATTAAGAAAATAACTATGATagaacaataatttataaaacacctggtaaaatttcaaaaaaaaaaaaactgaaaaatacACATCAAACAAAGCTATTAATGTAAATGCCATGAATTTCATAGGCACTCTCCACGCCTGATTTTATTGAGGAAGAAAGAAGCGGTTctcttttataaaattcatgCTATATTAATGATCTTAGTTATGAacagtttatttttttaacttattgtAATAGATATTTTATATCATTGTTTATTTAGTTACTCTATAATATTTAAAGGGGTTGGTGTTATGTCTTTATTGTCATCACATCTACCATTATAAAGACAATGGTTAATTCTCAAAAGTGATGTGACTCCAAACATAATACACACTCggactaatttttatttttaaaacgatGATTCCGTTTGTTTTTTAGGATGCGATTAATTCTCACGGGTGCGATTAATTCTCACGGGTTAAATACCTAAtttgcaaacacacttaatcatttaaccagaaACAGAAGTCTAACTAACTAAAAAACCAGAACATCGCAGATAAACTGAAAATATCCGCATTTTATTACCAAGGGATCACTCGGTTAAAAGTTAAACTTAATATGACATAAGCATGAACATATAATGATAGTATCACATtctcataatattttgataaaaaaaaaataatgaatttatacTTTCTTCATTTAAAATATCCTAAAGTAAAAAACGatatagaaaacaaaatttcaaaatatgttgTTTCTCCTAAATTTTGGACTCATCCACCtaaatctttaatatattttaaaaaaaagttatgttaataactttttatttttaacattaaaacattaaaaagaattaaataaaaaaatgcataAATCTTGTTGAGCTCTCCATTCTTCTATATAGTCACTATTCACaatcaaaacaaatcaaaacagGTCGTGCTAGTTttgaacaaatataaaaaaaaaaaattaaaaaaattagtacaTTTTTGTTAGAGGGTAATCTTTTTGGATTATGAGTATTAATCTACTATTCTAAGGAGCcaattaatgtatatttttttataaacttttcttCATCACTTTACCCATGTTTGGCATGTCTCTAATacactaattaatttatgaatgaTATGGCACACtcggatcatttaaaaaattatatttttcagttCAATTAAAAAAGCTCGTGACATTGTGGGTCCAGCACTCCAGctacttaattattttacagttctggaaaaataataaaataaattttaaaggaAGGAATTcaatattatacttatttttatgaaaataaaaagtaatatgtCTTCAGTTAGAACTTTGTTTcattttggattatttgaaaatatctagtcttcaattaatttaaaatgttgtttaataaaaaatagaagattAATTGTGGATTTTGTTATtccaaagaagaaaaaatatatttttagaatttatttatttatttatttacgaGTTAACTATTaacttattcttttatttaaaaactttaagtttcataccaaaaaaaaaaaaaaataaaaaaaaataaagcaataatattttatttaatgaatagagaaatttaaatattattttaaaatacttgggtaaaaaaaaagttaaaaataattaaacaaccCAATTAAGATCAAACCAGCTGAATTTACTTTggtataattttgtaaataattattttatttactttatttagaGTAAGAAATGAACCCAAAACAATCTCAAATGCTTGAAAATGGGTATGTAAATTGACATTATAGATCAAGACATGTTTAcatgaaaacataaaaaagaaacgtacatatatataataacttaaaatcaaatcaaatgataaataaattatttaaatgtcaATCATGAAGAGATACCTAGAATAGCAATTGCTTGAATTATTGTTGTGTCCAATTCTATAGTGTTTAAAATGTTGTTTAGCcaaattcaaattgattttaaatttctaTCATCTTATAGAATAAGTCATCATTTTAtctcattaataaaaatatgaaatacaaCCAATTCTAGTTTGTTTCCAGAGTCTTCGGTAAATGTCACtatctttatttctttaatattttacagAAGTGAGAGTCCCAATACAATAAATTACCATTTGACTGTGACTATTATGAGTTATTTATGTGTGACAACAGAATTATTAATCACTGAccttattttaaaacattattatttttgaaaaataaattgactTTGTTAATAATTTGTCAATGCATGTTAGAACTTAGAAGGTAAAAGAACATCTTTTAAGTTTTACTATCATTATTCACAGttagaatattataatttattttaaattgtattattttattaaaattattataacaatcatcatcaatgtttatatataaacaattacaTGACTTTCTatcaactaaaaataaaaattcctaATTTGTTTCCACCGAAAAGCTAGCACATGATGAAATTATGGAACTCCTTAAAAATTAAGGTATTTGATGATCAGGGTTATTTAGAGTTATGATAGActtgtaaattttttataaaaaaacattattatataaataataagtcaTTCTACGagtgaaatgaaaatttaaaaattatattttctattgtattctcaatttaattatagaattaCACAACATTctctacaaaaaaaataaaaaaataaaatatatatatataaatcttctaCCACTAtcattacttatttaaataattatgttgttATTTAAATACTTTAACATCTTATATAtctcatttatcaaatttattaatttattaatcaaaatattttattttattaatataattaaaaaactaatacttcaaaggtttgagaaattttaacatCGGTTTACGtgtaaaagaatttttttaaaataaaatattatttaaaaaaaatttgacacgtataaaattaattataaaaataattaatttgaattcaaatttaaataattctttaaattttaaataattaaattaaaatttgattttcgaaatttgaatttaaattaattaaaaataattaatttaaaagattatttatttgaaacagagAGTCGTCAATTGACAATAAaagtgtacaaacgtattttttataatattttcgtttagttcgaagtttggtgatattTAGAAAAtggctttcgcgcttcatcctccgtacccgtttatAAACGGTctatactttataaaatattgacttttaaaaattggttgtataacgttttattttaaccaattattctttcggtcTTAGACATACACaagtttttgtgtatttaaaattgtaacaataatatttaaatgttgatacATATTGATGATGACTAGGGAGAAAAATACCCCaagaatatcaatttaaaagacattagagtttaaaaataaatctcaaataagcccttatcaaaatattttgtggaaaatattcaaaaaatattttgaaatcattttctattttttaaggatttttagaaaatggtctgaagtcccaaaattacaaaaaaaaaatggaaattaaAAAATGCAACCAAACAGAccctaggaccggtgtcctCGGTCTTAGGTGCATTTTTATTGGTCGGGGTTAAAAACCCTCAGTCCTGGCCCATGGGTCAGAAGTTCCTCGGTCCTAGCTTAAGATTCTCGGTCGGGGTGTGGAAGTCCATCGGTCGAGGTGCGAAAACCACCGGTATTGGGTTAGTTTGGAGCTAACTTCATCGGTCATAAGTTTTAGAGTTCTCGGTCAGATGTGAGACTCCTCGATCCTAGGTTAAACTTCTCGGTCATGGCTGAAAaacctcggtcggacctctcggtcatagTTTTAAAAACTCGatcaaacctctcggtcctaggttaaaaaACCTTGGTCGAACCTCTCGGTTGGactagtttaaaatttaaaattttcatttttttatgaaaatattgattttgatcaaacatgatcgggatggatcaaacatgatccaaataagtTTCAAACAATATTAGAAACATGTTAAGAAGTCTTTTGGGCTTCTATTCCGGAACAAAAACTCAAGAACAGAAAActcgattttgaaaatttttaaattaaaatttggagGTTTTTGTTTTAGACTGATTGatcaattctaatttaaaaaaaaaacttagataTGATCATGTAGTCATTTTTCATTTAAGAAATCTAACAATCAGGCAGTATATAAACTTATGagaactaaaatataaaaatttcaatttcaaattgtaAGATTGAATTAAAAGGTGATTGAAAGTTTACCAAAGATTGAAGAATACTCATTAGACCCTATGGAAGCTTTAGGGATGTCAATATCCGACTTTTAAGGCCTTATATGAAATTTCCGAAAATCCAGAAGCTAAAACTTTATTGGcacatttctattttttttattgagggCTTGAGAGGTCATCTATTGCCTTCGAATTTATCAcagtggtagggtgatcatttgaGCTTTCGATTCAGCCGATATGATGGACTATTGACGAAGCTCCATCTTTGACAAATCAAATATGAGATTCGTTCTTATCAATTTTGTCGTCGCgagaggaagaagacaaaccagacgtgaaacgacgttgttttggaCGTAAACTCGAACGTGGAACGCTCCATTAACGTTTTGTCCGCGTTCCATCTGCGACTGGGCATTCCGTCGCGTTTCAACTAACGACATTGGAGCATGCGTTAGCTGATCCTATGTTTCGCGGAAGCGCGCTCCTTTCGTTGTAGCGAGTGATGTAGGCAGCTCttgggcgttggatgaaaattcaaCGCCTATCCGATGATTGTGGTTTCGGCTGCAGCAATCCTTATGGATTTCACCTACTCccgattacaaatttatttattttatttaaaccttaagaatttatttgaaattgatttttctttcaccatttggatttatttttaaatctataaaaatatacacaatatttaaaataaatataacacatatttgttaatttattttatttttgcatatttttgggttaaataattaattaatttgagaaaaaaatgagtacaacatttatctcaaattaattatctttaattaattaggattaaattatcctaataattaattaatgtttgattaggtttgaCATTCGAGTTAATaatcttgattttatttattaaaaaataattaaaataattatttttaaattcataaattggGTGGGTAgaattttagtgtttacaattaaatattaataatttattttttagaaagcTGGTTCCGCTTCTCTTTTGGATTGCGGTAAATCTCCGCGGGTTGAGCACATAGCTCGCAAacacttaaatttttataactAGGCGCAGAACATACCGTTTGACGGGCTCGAACTCAGTACCTCGTGGagactaaaaatattttttcttgttaACGCTTGGTTAAAAAATTGGATATATATCTCTTATTACTGTTAtgctaaaagagaaaaaaatattaataaactttaatCTTTATAGAAAAGAGAGAGCTCCATCTGAGGTTGTTGTATTTTGGGATAagaactagtttaaaaaaaaaacagtttgatatttttattattttaataaatcattatatttaaataaaagataagttaatattttgtttaataaatataatgatttgattgatataAAAGAAGAAAGGTTGTAAttgaattttggataaaatccCTAAATAACTTAACCAACTTCAATAATCTAACTTTTCAtaacaagattatttaaataaccataaTTCAAAAAGAtcttagggtgtgtttgatgagggggaattggaattagaattggcattggaattctaattccaattccatgagaattggcattgaattacaattcaattcctatgtttggaaaaatgatagaattgtagttcaattccaattcctatgtttgggaaaatgatagaattgtaatttaattctaattccaatgtttgtataataaaatatcggttcaaaatgttaacttttaaaatatgttttcacgttttggcacgtttaatatgtttttgacattttttcacaaattttacacatttttcacgtttttcacattttcacacgttttttacgtttttcacacatcttcacacatttttcacgttttcacacgtttttcacgttttcacgtttttcacacgttttaacacgtttttcacacgtttcaacacgttttttacacgttttcacgttttaacacgttttcacattttaacacgtttttcacgttttccacATGTATTTCATGttttttcaaacgtttttcaaa
This genomic window contains:
- the LOC124910152 gene encoding bidirectional sugar transporter SWEET4-like; this translates as MVSLEEIRTAVGLLGNVIALMLFMSPVPTFLAIYKKKSVEQYSPVPYIATIVNCALWVVYGLPIVHPHSLLVVTINGAGFCIQLIYLFIFVIYSNKRMRLRVVSVVLAEMAFVAVLAVLVLNLTHSTKLRSTIIGSICMVGNIFMYASPLSVMKLVITTKSVEYMPFTLSLATFANAVCWTIYGTITDFDPNIAAPNGLGILFAVAQLIIYAIFYKSTKKKLAEEKIGRKNTEMVAAV